A genomic segment from Kineococcus rhizosphaerae encodes:
- a CDS encoding helix-turn-helix transcriptional regulator codes for MSDLVATSALTTFANSTQSGGYLPGPGSVAPATVRRAVAHVDAHAAEPITLHDIAAAAGVGARALQLAFRTHLGVTPTAYLRRVRLENAHRELQAADPTGRATVAAIAARWGFVRPDRFARAYREAFGVAPSLSLRT; via the coding sequence GTGAGCGATCTCGTGGCGACGAGCGCCCTGACCACGTTCGCGAACAGCACGCAGAGCGGCGGCTACCTGCCCGGACCCGGGTCCGTGGCTCCCGCCACGGTGCGCCGGGCGGTCGCGCACGTCGACGCCCACGCCGCGGAGCCGATCACGCTGCACGACATCGCCGCGGCGGCGGGGGTCGGCGCCCGGGCGTTGCAGCTGGCCTTCCGCACCCACCTCGGGGTCACGCCCACCGCCTACCTGCGCCGGGTCCGGCTGGAGAACGCCCACCGCGAGCTCCAGGCGGCGGACCCCACCGGGAGAGCCACCGTCGCCGCGATCGCGGCGCGGTGGGGGTTCGTGCGCCCGGACCGGTTCGCCCGGGCCTACCGGGAGGCCTTCGGGGTCGCGCCCAGCCTCTCGCTGCGGACCTGA
- a CDS encoding chemotaxis protein CheB: protein MPTRDVVLVGASAGGVEALRSLVAGLPTDLPATVLVVLHVPPTGANALAAILDRAGPLPARPAAHGEQLRHGEVLVATPDLHLLLTDDHVALGAGPRENGHRPAVDTLFRSAARAVGSRAIAVVLSGALDDGAAGLVAVRAQGGLGVVQDPADALYDGMPRAAVEAASPEHVVPLSALPGLLAQLTKQEAPARPATRELLEEEIAVAEFDLTTTGSDDHPGEPSGYSCPDCSGVLWRIEDHGLLRFRCRVGHAWSPDSLQDKQTFELDGALWIALRSLEERAALAREMSERARANGHHLTATRFGDRAVETGEAARTIRRLLTSRALRGPDGERTAEAAAPHTHSAPQGPDDETSL, encoded by the coding sequence ATGCCCACCCGCGACGTCGTGCTGGTCGGGGCCAGCGCCGGAGGCGTCGAGGCGCTGCGATCGCTGGTCGCCGGTCTGCCCACCGACCTGCCCGCGACCGTGCTCGTCGTCCTGCACGTGCCCCCCACGGGCGCCAACGCCCTCGCCGCCATCCTCGACCGCGCGGGGCCGCTGCCGGCGCGCCCGGCCGCCCACGGCGAGCAGCTGCGGCACGGGGAGGTGCTGGTGGCCACCCCGGACCTGCACCTGCTGCTGACCGACGACCACGTCGCCCTCGGCGCCGGGCCGCGGGAGAACGGGCACCGGCCCGCCGTGGACACGCTGTTCCGGTCCGCTGCCCGGGCCGTGGGGTCGCGGGCGATCGCCGTCGTCCTGTCCGGCGCGCTCGACGACGGCGCCGCGGGGCTGGTCGCCGTCCGCGCCCAGGGCGGGCTGGGGGTCGTCCAGGACCCCGCCGACGCCCTCTACGACGGCATGCCGCGCGCGGCGGTCGAGGCGGCCTCCCCCGAGCACGTCGTCCCGCTGAGCGCGTTGCCCGGGTTGCTGGCCCAGCTCACGAAGCAGGAAGCTCCTGCCCGTCCCGCAACGCGCGAGCTGCTGGAGGAGGAGATCGCGGTGGCCGAGTTCGACCTGACGACGACGGGGTCCGACGACCACCCGGGCGAACCGTCCGGCTACTCGTGCCCGGACTGCTCGGGCGTCCTGTGGCGTATCGAGGACCACGGCCTGCTGCGGTTCCGCTGCCGGGTCGGGCACGCCTGGAGCCCGGACAGCCTGCAGGACAAGCAGACGTTCGAGCTCGACGGGGCGCTGTGGATCGCGCTGCGCAGCCTGGAGGAACGGGCCGCGCTGGCCCGGGAGATGAGCGAGCGGGCCCGCGCGAACGGGCACCACCTCACCGCGACGCGGTTCGGCGACCGGGCCGTGGAGACGGGCGAGGCGGCCCGCACGATCCGGCGGTTGCTGACCTCGCGGGCCTTGCGCGGTCCCGACGGCGAACGGACCGCCGAGGCCGCTGCCCCGCACACGCACTCTGCGCCGCAGGGACCGGACGACGAAACGAGCCTGTGA
- a CDS encoding CheR family methyltransferase → MTEHGDETEPVRGTTDQFEGLLEHLKEARGFDFTGYKRASLLRRVHRRMDDVGVSGYEEYRDRLEVDADEFTALFNTILINVTSFFRDTDAWDKLRTDLLPQLLSQRPSGPIRAWSAGCASGQEAYTIAICLAEILGPDEFRDRVKIYATDADDEALTHARTATYTEREVKSLPPELLERYFEPNGSRYTFRQDLRRSVIFGRADLVQDAPISHVDLLTCRNTLMYLTAETQARIAERLHYSLKPEGLLFLGKAEMLLSQSALFSPVDLKNRFFRRVGGSRTPHRITATVAPAVYPPVSDDSATLRAEALAASPVAQIVLNAQGEVVLSNHRADTLFGLTPADTGRPFQDLEVSYRPVELRSAVEQAHTQRRTVWIRDVEFTRPRSDRQWFDVQVVPLRNPQGHALGTAVVFIDVSRSRQLQDELEDAHRQLETAYEELQSTNEELETTNEELQSTVEELETTNEELHSTNEELETMNEELQSMNDELQNSNHELRLRTDEVSALNAYMEGVFASLRVGVAVVDADMRVTVWNAWAADLWGVRADEAAGQHLLNLDIGLPLIEVGPAVRTVLAGEELPAEDGTFLLEAVNRRGRSIRVQVTVSSLAGASGRSGAIVVMDQLDDA, encoded by the coding sequence GTGACCGAGCACGGCGACGAGACCGAACCCGTCCGCGGGACGACGGACCAGTTCGAGGGCCTCCTGGAGCACCTCAAGGAGGCCCGGGGGTTCGACTTCACCGGCTACAAGCGCGCGAGCCTGCTGCGGCGGGTGCACCGACGCATGGACGACGTCGGGGTCAGCGGCTACGAGGAGTACCGGGACCGGCTCGAGGTCGACGCCGACGAGTTCACCGCGCTGTTCAACACCATCCTCATCAACGTCACCTCGTTCTTCCGGGACACGGACGCGTGGGACAAGCTGCGCACGGACCTGCTGCCGCAGTTGCTGTCCCAGCGCCCGTCGGGCCCGATCCGGGCCTGGAGCGCGGGGTGCGCCTCGGGACAGGAGGCGTACACCATCGCCATCTGCCTGGCCGAGATCCTGGGCCCGGACGAGTTCCGCGACCGCGTCAAGATCTACGCCACGGACGCCGACGACGAGGCCCTCACCCACGCCCGCACCGCGACGTACACCGAGCGCGAGGTCAAGAGCCTGCCGCCGGAACTGCTGGAGAGGTACTTCGAGCCCAACGGCAGCCGGTACACCTTCCGGCAGGACCTGCGCCGGTCGGTGATCTTCGGCCGCGCCGACCTCGTCCAGGACGCACCGATCTCCCACGTCGACCTGCTCACCTGCCGCAACACCCTCATGTACCTGACGGCCGAGACGCAGGCCCGCATCGCCGAGCGGCTGCACTACTCCCTGAAACCCGAGGGGCTCCTGTTCCTCGGCAAGGCCGAGATGCTGCTCAGCCAGTCCGCCCTGTTCAGCCCGGTCGACCTGAAGAACCGCTTCTTCCGCCGGGTCGGCGGCAGCCGCACCCCGCACCGGATCACCGCGACCGTCGCCCCGGCCGTCTACCCGCCCGTCTCCGACGACTCGGCGACCCTGCGCGCCGAGGCGCTCGCGGCGAGCCCCGTGGCGCAGATCGTGCTCAACGCCCAGGGCGAGGTGGTGCTGTCCAACCACCGGGCCGACACCCTGTTCGGCCTCACCCCGGCCGACACGGGCCGGCCCTTCCAGGACCTCGAGGTCAGCTACCGGCCGGTGGAGCTGCGCTCGGCCGTCGAGCAGGCCCACACCCAGCGCCGCACCGTCTGGATCCGCGACGTCGAGTTCACCCGGCCCCGCTCGGACCGGCAGTGGTTCGACGTGCAGGTCGTACCGCTGCGCAACCCGCAGGGGCACGCCCTGGGCACGGCCGTGGTGTTCATCGACGTCTCCCGGTCCCGGCAGCTGCAGGACGAGCTGGAGGATGCCCACCGCCAGCTCGAGACCGCCTACGAGGAGCTGCAGTCGACCAACGAGGAGCTCGAGACCACGAACGAGGAGCTGCAGTCGACGGTCGAGGAGCTGGAGACCACCAACGAGGAGCTGCACTCCACCAACGAGGAGCTCGAGACGATGAACGAGGAGCTGCAGTCGATGAACGACGAGCTGCAGAACTCCAACCACGAGCTGCGGCTGCGCACCGACGAGGTCAGCGCCCTGAACGCCTACATGGAGGGGGTCTTCGCGAGCCTGCGGGTCGGGGTGGCCGTCGTGGACGCCGACATGCGGGTGACGGTGTGGAACGCCTGGGCCGCGGACCTGTGGGGCGTGCGCGCCGACGAGGCCGCCGGCCAGCACCTGCTGAACCTCGACATCGGCCTGCCGCTGATCGAGGTCGGGCCGGCCGTGCGCACGGTCCTGGCCGGCGAGGAGCTCCCCGCCGAGGACGGCACGTTCCTGCTCGAAGCGGTGAACCGGCGCGGGCGCTCCATCCGCGTCCAGGTCACCGTCAGTTCGCTGGCCGGGGCGTCCGGTCGGTCCGGGGCCATCGTCGTCATGGACCAGCTCGACGACGCCTGA
- a CDS encoding ANTAR domain-containing protein, with amino-acid sequence MSGDRTSTSDDELLLRLTVVSQELAVADDELAAQQRQIDDLVARELDARHTVSAIARSVPVPVVVTDAAGSVVEANQAAGTLFGIAVGRLSRKPVQAFVHPDGRGAARDLVSRAATTGHAEGVLVLTPRTGPVREVRVVLTAGGRHPDGRTSLTWVFATQPGAGTPDERAADAAALRAVSGLTALGIGDRSLHDLLTRIAVLATTAVVGASWTSVVLGDPADPDELAADSEQAQRMDGAQWRTRQGPSVDARGGDAPVVAHDLTSDPRWPDLAALAGELPAASAVAVPIRGQDGARGVLTVYGRDADVFGADVQVDRALVFAEAAAAVLHDLQRIDELRSTAENLKVAMSSRATIEQTKGLIAGWLQCSVEEAFAALSRLSMDRNVKLRDLAALAVADPSRHDLQPLLVEALGRVRRESPARGR; translated from the coding sequence ATGTCCGGGGACCGGACCAGCACGTCCGACGATGAACTCCTCCTGCGCCTCACCGTCGTGTCCCAGGAGCTCGCCGTCGCCGACGACGAGCTGGCCGCCCAGCAGCGCCAGATCGACGACCTCGTCGCCCGTGAGCTCGACGCCAGGCACACGGTGAGCGCCATCGCCCGCAGCGTCCCGGTGCCCGTGGTCGTCACCGACGCCGCCGGCAGCGTCGTGGAGGCCAACCAGGCGGCGGGGACGCTGTTCGGCATCGCCGTGGGACGGCTGTCGCGCAAACCCGTCCAGGCCTTCGTCCACCCCGACGGGCGCGGCGCGGCGCGCGACCTCGTCTCCCGGGCCGCCACCACGGGTCACGCGGAGGGCGTCCTGGTCCTGACCCCCCGCACCGGTCCCGTGCGCGAGGTCCGTGTCGTGCTCACCGCCGGTGGGCGCCACCCCGACGGCCGCACTAGCCTCACCTGGGTCTTCGCCACCCAGCCCGGGGCCGGCACCCCCGACGAGCGGGCCGCCGACGCGGCCGCCCTGCGGGCCGTCTCGGGCCTGACGGCCCTCGGGATCGGCGACCGCTCCCTGCACGACCTGCTGACCCGGATCGCCGTCCTGGCCACCACCGCCGTCGTGGGCGCCTCCTGGACCAGCGTCGTCCTGGGCGACCCCGCCGACCCCGACGAGCTCGCCGCCGACTCCGAGCAGGCCCAGCGCATGGACGGCGCGCAGTGGCGCACGCGCCAGGGACCGTCCGTCGACGCCCGCGGTGGTGACGCCCCCGTCGTGGCCCACGACCTCACCTCCGACCCCCGCTGGCCCGACCTGGCCGCCCTCGCCGGGGAACTGCCCGCCGCCAGCGCGGTGGCGGTGCCGATCCGCGGCCAGGACGGTGCCCGCGGGGTCCTGACCGTCTACGGCCGCGACGCCGACGTCTTCGGGGCCGACGTCCAGGTCGACCGGGCTCTGGTGTTCGCCGAGGCCGCCGCGGCCGTCCTGCACGACCTGCAGCGCATCGACGAGCTGCGGTCCACGGCCGAGAACCTCAAGGTGGCCATGAGCTCGCGCGCCACGATCGAGCAGACCAAGGGCCTCATCGCCGGCTGGCTGCAGTGCAGCGTCGAGGAGGCCTTCGCCGCGCTCAGCCGGCTCTCGATGGACCGCAACGTGAAGCTGCGCGACCTCGCGGCGCTCGCGGTGGCCGACCCCTCGCGCCACGACCTGCAGCCCCTGCTCGTCGAGGCGCTGGGGCGGGTGCGGCGCGAGTCCCCCGCGCGGGGCCGCTGA
- a CDS encoding ANTAR domain-containing protein yields MPEPADLIEEQDVDEPALGERLRRAFGERSVPGDGADDEGVLDRVADAIEALGALLDLGWVQPEPVADLLARADPDQHAPVGDGVRSLAEDLAVARLRARTAGERSRDAVERARVVVARSEQLAQEVQERFVTSRRACGEAGARVQALEEETRQLRTALENRPPIEHAVGIVMHAVGCDADTAWRSLSTLSQHLNVKVRVLAANLADGASHGTGLSPEVLAALRVLAAGGRLRRRG; encoded by the coding sequence GTGCCCGAACCCGCCGACCTGATCGAGGAGCAGGACGTGGACGAGCCAGCGCTGGGGGAACGCCTGCGCAGGGCGTTCGGTGAGCGCAGCGTTCCCGGCGACGGAGCCGACGACGAGGGCGTCCTGGACCGCGTCGCGGACGCGATCGAGGCCCTGGGGGCGCTGCTCGACCTCGGCTGGGTGCAGCCCGAGCCGGTCGCCGACCTGCTCGCCCGGGCCGATCCCGACCAGCACGCCCCCGTCGGCGACGGGGTGCGGTCCCTGGCCGAGGACCTCGCCGTGGCCCGGCTGCGCGCCCGGACGGCGGGGGAGCGCAGCCGCGACGCCGTCGAGCGCGCCCGCGTCGTCGTGGCCCGTTCCGAACAGCTGGCCCAGGAGGTCCAGGAGCGGTTCGTGACCTCGCGGCGCGCGTGCGGTGAGGCCGGCGCCCGGGTGCAGGCCCTGGAGGAGGAGACCCGTCAGCTGCGCACCGCCCTGGAGAACCGGCCCCCCATCGAGCACGCCGTCGGCATCGTCATGCACGCCGTCGGCTGCGACGCCGACACCGCCTGGCGGAGCCTGAGCACGCTGTCGCAGCACCTCAACGTCAAGGTCCGGGTCCTGGCCGCGAACCTGGCTGACGGCGCCTCGCACGGTACCGGGCTGTCGCCGGAGGTGCTGGCGGCGCTGCGCGTCCTCGCCGCCGGTGGCCGGCTCCGCCGGCGCGGCTGA
- a CDS encoding GAF and ANTAR domain-containing protein produces MPLALEAAFLELGRLLLDQPLSAVLRRVADLAVECVDGVDDVSITLLRKGTPRTVVFHGDLAADLDERQYSLGYGPCVAAAQAGGTVRLDDTGHDDAFPDFSVAAARRGVRSVVAVGLPDPGRCQGAINAYHLAAAGAPPVSAQAQRALELFAQYAAVALGNAAALAEAGERAENLQIAMQSRAVIEQAKGVLVARHAISPDDAFARLASLSQHSNRKLRHVAQDLVAAAVAGTVPDTEPGAEPVGDGARR; encoded by the coding sequence ATGCCGCTGGCCCTCGAGGCCGCCTTCCTCGAGCTGGGGCGCCTCCTGCTCGACCAGCCGCTGTCCGCCGTCCTGCGCCGCGTGGCCGACCTGGCCGTGGAGTGCGTCGACGGCGTCGACGACGTCTCGATCACGCTGCTGCGCAAGGGGACCCCGCGCACCGTCGTGTTCCACGGTGACCTGGCGGCCGACCTGGACGAACGGCAGTACAGCCTCGGGTACGGGCCGTGCGTCGCGGCCGCCCAGGCGGGCGGCACGGTCCGCCTCGACGACACCGGCCACGACGACGCCTTCCCGGACTTCTCCGTGGCCGCCGCCCGGCGCGGGGTGCGCAGCGTCGTCGCCGTCGGGCTGCCCGACCCCGGGCGCTGCCAGGGCGCGATCAACGCCTACCACCTCGCCGCCGCCGGAGCGCCGCCCGTCTCGGCGCAGGCCCAGCGCGCGCTGGAGCTGTTCGCCCAGTACGCGGCCGTCGCCCTCGGCAACGCCGCCGCCCTCGCCGAGGCCGGCGAGCGTGCCGAGAACCTCCAGATCGCCATGCAGTCGCGTGCCGTCATCGAGCAGGCCAAGGGCGTCCTCGTCGCCCGGCACGCCATCAGCCCCGACGACGCCTTCGCGCGCCTGGCCTCCCTCTCCCAGCACAGCAACCGCAAGCTGCGCCACGTCGCGCAGGACCTCGTGGCGGCCGCGGTCGCCGGAACGGTCCCCGACACCGAGCCGGGCGCCGAGCCCGTCGGGGACGGGGCCCGCCGGTGA
- a CDS encoding STAS domain-containing protein, giving the protein MLTDPPTHDAPHDGRFALRIDIDYTPGSCRLSLAGELDSDTASLLGDALEDAARRRHEVVVDLREVTACDETGIDELLAARRRADAYGTRLELTGTGAFVRRAVRAVWAEDLPASPDGHAPG; this is encoded by the coding sequence ATGCTCACGGATCCCCCCACCCACGACGCGCCGCACGACGGGCGGTTCGCGTTGCGCATCGACATCGACTACACCCCGGGCAGTTGCCGGCTCTCGCTCGCCGGGGAGCTCGACTCCGACACCGCCTCCCTGCTCGGTGACGCCCTCGAGGACGCGGCCCGCCGACGGCACGAGGTCGTCGTCGACCTGCGCGAGGTCACCGCGTGCGACGAGACGGGCATCGACGAACTCCTCGCGGCCCGGCGACGGGCCGACGCCTACGGCACCCGTCTTGAGCTGACGGGGACCGGCGCCTTCGTCCGGCGGGCCGTGCGGGCGGTGTGGGCCGAGGACCTGCCTGCCTCTCCCGACGGGCACGCCCCCGGCTGA
- a CDS encoding GAF and ANTAR domain-containing protein — MSRSEANRRLASSRLSVVRDEPLTTDVPGSDVPLAAALAGLARELQTEAAPRDVVQQAVASAAALIGGVEHASISLVRRRRQVWSAAVTDETALAFDRLQEEVGEGPCLDAMFADAVVRTDDLRDDPRWPVLAVESADLGVRSMLCFQLFVHENTLGGLNLLSSRPAAFDGESELVGSMVAAHAAVALAAAQKFDDLTTALSHRDVIGQAKGILMERFKLDADQAFALLARISQDRNVKLHHLAEQLTRSGSLDR; from the coding sequence GTGTCCCGATCCGAGGCGAACAGGCGGCTCGCGAGTTCGCGGCTCAGCGTCGTCCGTGACGAGCCGCTCACCACGGACGTCCCCGGTTCCGACGTGCCCCTGGCCGCGGCCCTGGCGGGTCTGGCCCGCGAGCTGCAGACCGAGGCCGCGCCCCGCGACGTCGTGCAGCAGGCCGTCGCCAGTGCCGCCGCCCTGATCGGCGGGGTCGAGCACGCCTCGATCAGCCTCGTGCGCAGGCGGCGCCAGGTGTGGTCCGCGGCCGTCACCGACGAGACCGCCCTGGCCTTCGACCGGCTCCAGGAGGAGGTCGGGGAAGGACCGTGCCTGGACGCCATGTTCGCCGACGCCGTGGTGCGCACCGACGACCTGCGCGACGACCCCCGCTGGCCGGTCCTGGCCGTGGAGTCCGCCGACCTGGGCGTGCGCAGCATGCTGTGCTTCCAGCTGTTCGTGCACGAGAACACGCTGGGTGGGCTGAATCTCTTGTCCTCGCGGCCCGCCGCGTTCGACGGGGAGTCCGAGCTCGTGGGGTCGATGGTCGCCGCGCACGCCGCCGTGGCGCTGGCGGCCGCGCAGAAGTTCGACGACCTCACCACGGCGCTGAGCCACCGCGACGTGATCGGGCAGGCCAAGGGCATCCTCATGGAACGGTTCAAGCTCGACGCCGACCAGGCGTTCGCCCTGCTGGCCCGCATCAGCCAGGACCGCAACGTCAAGCTCCACCACCTCGCCGAGCAGCTCACCCGGTCCGGTTCCCTGGACCGGTAG
- a CDS encoding sigma-70 family RNA polymerase sigma factor — MPDVREQLIHDHLGLARGLALRYRHRGIPDEDLEQVARLGLVKAAERFRPEAGHEFGAYATPTITGELRRWFRDHGWCVRPPRRLQELRTRMIQETTTGLSEQELAARLDATVAELREAHRATHAYSALSLDVPRHDVAGEDDTSAHVDDLLSLRTAVTGLSDRERRILHLRFYDEATQSEIAAELGISQMQVSRLLAGILARLRVELGVHVPVRDVTSPVRRRSAPDGAPAWSRTPSSSSTRTSRAA; from the coding sequence ATGCCCGACGTCCGCGAGCAGTTGATCCACGACCACCTGGGCCTGGCCCGGGGGCTGGCCCTGCGCTACCGCCACCGCGGCATCCCCGACGAGGACCTCGAACAGGTCGCCCGGCTCGGGCTGGTCAAGGCCGCCGAGCGGTTCCGGCCCGAGGCCGGTCACGAGTTCGGCGCGTACGCGACGCCCACGATCACCGGTGAGCTGCGGCGCTGGTTCCGCGACCACGGCTGGTGCGTCCGGCCGCCGCGGCGCCTGCAGGAACTGCGGACGCGGATGATCCAGGAGACCACCACCGGGTTGAGCGAGCAGGAACTGGCCGCGCGCCTGGACGCCACCGTCGCCGAACTGCGCGAGGCGCACCGGGCCACGCACGCCTACTCCGCGCTCTCCCTGGACGTCCCCCGCCACGACGTCGCCGGCGAGGACGACACCAGTGCCCACGTCGACGACCTGCTGTCGCTGCGGACGGCCGTGACCGGGCTCAGCGACCGTGAACGCCGCATCCTGCACCTGCGCTTCTACGACGAGGCGACGCAGTCCGAGATCGCCGCCGAGCTCGGCATCAGCCAGATGCAGGTGTCCCGCCTCCTCGCCGGCATCCTGGCGCGGTTGCGTGTCGAGCTCGGCGTTCACGTGCCCGTGCGGGACGTCACCAGCCCCGTCCGCCGCCGCAGCGCGCCCGACGGGGCCCCCGCGTGGTCGCGCACGCCGTCGAGCAGTTCCACCAGGACGTCGCGCGCCGCGTGA
- a CDS encoding NAD-dependent epimerase/dehydratase family protein — translation MRVAITGASGNVGTALLRRLAGTGTEVVGICRRLPDLEGVYADVQWESIDVAGPGAVERLAEVFRGVDAVVHTAWLIQPARDPQEMTRVNVGGSRNVVRAALQAGVPHLVHLSSVGAYATHPLGGGRVEEHWPATGIESSQYSREKAAVESYLDEVVAEHPELVVTRVRPALVFQRDAGSEIARYFMGALVPTRLLRRVPLPVLPLPQRLRFQVVHADDLADALARILERVPGGAFNVADEPLLTNRDLALSLNSPRFVGVDRKLVRALADLTYRAHLHPVQPGWLDLGYGVPVMDTTRAREVLGWRPAHAARDVLVELLDGVRDHAGAPSGALRRRTGLVTSRTGT, via the coding sequence ATGAGGGTCGCGATCACGGGGGCGTCGGGCAACGTCGGGACGGCGCTGCTGCGCCGGCTGGCGGGCACGGGCACGGAGGTCGTCGGGATCTGCCGGCGGCTGCCCGACCTCGAGGGGGTCTACGCCGACGTGCAGTGGGAGTCGATCGACGTCGCCGGCCCCGGCGCCGTGGAACGGCTCGCCGAGGTGTTCCGCGGGGTCGACGCCGTCGTGCATACGGCCTGGCTCATCCAGCCGGCGCGCGACCCGCAGGAGATGACCCGGGTGAACGTCGGCGGCAGCCGCAACGTGGTCCGCGCCGCGTTGCAGGCCGGGGTCCCGCACCTGGTGCACCTGTCGTCGGTCGGGGCGTACGCCACCCACCCGCTCGGTGGCGGCCGGGTCGAGGAGCACTGGCCGGCGACGGGCATCGAGAGTTCGCAGTACTCCCGGGAGAAGGCCGCCGTCGAGTCGTACCTCGACGAGGTCGTCGCCGAGCACCCCGAACTCGTCGTGACCCGTGTGCGACCCGCCCTGGTGTTCCAGCGCGACGCCGGCAGCGAGATCGCCCGGTACTTCATGGGTGCCCTCGTCCCCACGCGGCTCCTGCGGCGCGTCCCGCTGCCCGTCCTGCCGCTGCCGCAACGCCTCCGGTTCCAGGTCGTGCACGCCGACGATCTGGCCGACGCGCTGGCCCGCATCCTCGAGCGCGTCCCCGGCGGGGCGTTCAACGTCGCCGACGAACCGCTCCTGACGAACCGGGACCTGGCGCTGTCGCTGAACTCCCCGCGGTTCGTCGGAGTGGACCGCAAGCTCGTGCGAGCGCTCGCGGACCTCACCTACCGCGCGCACCTGCACCCCGTGCAGCCCGGGTGGCTGGACCTGGGGTACGGGGTCCCCGTGATGGACACCACCCGGGCGCGCGAAGTGCTGGGGTGGCGGCCCGCTCACGCGGCGCGCGACGTCCTGGTGGAACTGCTCGACGGCGTGCGCGACCACGCGGGGGCCCCGTCGGGCGCGCTGCGGCGGCGGACGGGGCTGGTGACGTCCCGCACGGGCACGTGA
- a CDS encoding Rieske 2Fe-2S domain-containing protein, translated as MPLLSSLFDAPSRWTALDPVAARAKDVADRLLPGGSVRALLHGRPAGHPAHPALAQLPIGTSVSALLLDAVATVTPGGAALEAPARGLAAVSVAAVAPTALAGWADYVDLHPDQQRTAIVHAAGNALAAALWTASLFSRRHGRLLRTAGTSVAGAAGALGGHLAYRWAAGPNHAEHLVHLAGDGKEFSDLGPLDDLPEGRPALRRIGDAPLCVLRRGGQVLALTDTCTHLGAALHEGEVKGTGAATTITCPWHGSEFRFADGDVLDGPATAPQPTVETKVADGRVLARVVGPPL; from the coding sequence ATGCCCCTGCTGAGTTCGCTCTTCGACGCCCCCTCGCGCTGGACGGCGCTGGACCCCGTCGCCGCGCGCGCCAAGGACGTGGCCGACCGCCTCCTGCCCGGCGGGAGCGTCCGCGCCCTGCTGCACGGCCGTCCCGCGGGCCACCCCGCGCACCCGGCGCTGGCCCAGCTGCCGATCGGCACGTCCGTCTCGGCGCTGCTGCTGGACGCGGTCGCGACCGTGACCCCCGGCGGCGCGGCCCTTGAGGCGCCCGCGCGCGGGCTGGCGGCCGTCAGCGTCGCCGCCGTCGCTCCGACGGCGCTGGCCGGCTGGGCCGACTACGTCGACCTGCACCCCGACCAGCAGCGCACCGCGATCGTGCACGCGGCCGGCAACGCGCTGGCCGCCGCGCTGTGGACGGCGTCCCTGTTCTCCCGCCGGCACGGCCGGCTGCTGCGGACGGCGGGCACGTCCGTGGCGGGGGCGGCCGGGGCGCTCGGCGGGCACCTGGCCTACCGCTGGGCCGCGGGCCCGAACCACGCCGAGCACCTCGTGCACCTGGCCGGGGACGGCAAGGAGTTCAGCGACCTCGGACCCCTCGACGACCTGCCCGAGGGCCGCCCCGCGCTGCGCCGCATCGGCGACGCGCCGCTGTGCGTCCTGCGCCGGGGCGGGCAGGTGCTGGCGCTGACGGACACCTGCACCCACCTGGGCGCCGCCCTGCACGAGGGCGAGGTGAAGGGGACGGGTGCGGCCACGACCATCACGTGCCCCTGGCACGGCAGCGAGTTCCGCTTCGCCGACGGCGACGTGCTCGACGGCCCGGCCACGGCCCCGCAGCCCACGGTCGAGACGAAGGTCGCCGACGGCCGCGTCCTGGCCCGCGTCGTGGGGCCGCCGCTGTGA